One window of the Shewanella maritima genome contains the following:
- the rlmM gene encoding 23S rRNA (cytidine(2498)-2'-O)-methyltransferase RlmM, whose protein sequence is MKNLVLYCRAGYEKDCAAEIQYRAGELNIGGFVKANVNDAYVVYQCFEDNGADRLIRALKLSSLVFARQMFAAAELLNALPEQDRVSPIVEALSSLKQCGDLRVEMPDTNEAKELSGFCRKFTVPLRQGLKKSGALLAKDDPKQPIIHVCFIAPGKAYVGYSNSDNSSPHFMGIPRLKMAADAPSRSSLKLDEAFGVFLTKEEHEKRARSGLNAVDLGACPGGWTYQLVRRGMMVAAIDNGPMNEKLMETGQVKHYRADGFRWEPPRKNIYWLVCDMVDKPSRVAELIEAWAINGWFKEAIFNLKLPMKSRFKEVKVVLETMSAILEENEIEFQMQCKHLYHDRDEVTVHLWLFPEKGVNYAEGI, encoded by the coding sequence ATGAAAAACCTCGTTCTATATTGCCGCGCTGGTTATGAAAAAGATTGCGCCGCTGAAATTCAATATCGTGCTGGTGAGCTTAATATTGGCGGTTTTGTAAAAGCCAATGTCAACGATGCTTATGTGGTGTATCAGTGTTTTGAAGATAACGGCGCTGACCGTTTGATTCGTGCGCTTAAGCTGTCATCTTTGGTATTTGCTAGGCAGATGTTTGCCGCGGCAGAGTTACTTAATGCGCTGCCTGAGCAGGATAGGGTATCGCCAATTGTTGAAGCGCTTAGCTCATTGAAACAATGTGGTGATTTACGAGTAGAAATGCCAGACACCAATGAGGCGAAAGAGCTTTCAGGTTTTTGCCGTAAGTTTACAGTGCCGCTGCGTCAAGGGCTGAAAAAGTCGGGTGCTTTACTTGCAAAAGATGACCCAAAGCAGCCGATAATTCATGTGTGCTTTATCGCGCCGGGTAAAGCCTATGTGGGTTATTCCAATAGCGATAATTCTTCGCCACACTTTATGGGTATTCCGAGACTTAAGATGGCTGCCGATGCGCCAAGTCGCTCTAGCTTAAAGTTAGATGAAGCTTTTGGCGTGTTTTTAACCAAAGAAGAGCATGAGAAGCGTGCTCGCAGTGGCTTAAATGCGGTCGATTTGGGCGCTTGCCCTGGTGGTTGGACATATCAACTGGTACGCCGCGGCATGATGGTAGCAGCCATTGATAATGGCCCTATGAATGAAAAGCTAATGGAAACCGGCCAGGTAAAGCATTACCGCGCCGATGGTTTCCGCTGGGAGCCGCCACGTAAGAATATCTATTGGTTAGTGTGTGACATGGTTGATAAACCATCTCGAGTGGCAGAGCTAATTGAAGCCTGGGCAATTAATGGTTGGTTTAAAGAGGCGATATTTAACCTCAAACTGCCAATGAAGAGCCGCTTTAAAGAGGTAAAAGTGGTACTGGAAACCATGAGCGCCATTTTAGAAGAGAACGAAATTGAGTTCCAAATGCAATGCAAGCATCTTTATCATGACCGTGATGAAGTGACTGTGCATTTGTGGCTATTCCCTGAAAAAGGCGTGAATTACGCTGAAGGTATTTAA
- a CDS encoding transcriptional regulator GcvA, whose translation MSRRLPPLNAVKAFEAAARHLSFTRAAEELFVTQAAVSHQIKALEDFLGLKLFRRKNRSLLLTEEGQSYFLDIKDIFVQLGEATDRLLARSAVGSLTVSMSPSFAIQWLVPRLSQFSEKNPDIDVRIKAVDSDTGALTDDVDVAIYYGQGNWPGLRADKLRNEVLIPVCSPLLLNGPKPLNEPKDLKHHTLLHDSSRHDWQAWFRQCDITDINVNQGPIFSHSSLVLQAATHGQGIALGYSVLARPDIKAGRLVCPFSEVLVSKDAYYLVCQQSHSELGKVSAFREWMVDMFAEESRSDLLAG comes from the coding sequence ATGTCTAGACGCTTACCACCGTTAAATGCAGTCAAAGCATTTGAAGCAGCAGCCCGCCACTTAAGCTTTACGCGTGCTGCAGAAGAGTTATTTGTAACCCAGGCTGCGGTAAGTCACCAGATAAAAGCATTAGAAGATTTTCTAGGGTTAAAGCTGTTCAGACGTAAAAATAGATCATTATTGTTAACAGAAGAGGGGCAAAGCTACTTTCTCGATATTAAAGATATCTTTGTTCAGCTTGGTGAGGCGACTGACAGGCTGCTCGCGCGCAGTGCAGTCGGCTCACTAACCGTAAGCATGTCGCCTAGTTTTGCTATTCAGTGGCTGGTACCACGGCTATCGCAGTTTAGTGAAAAGAATCCAGATATTGATGTGCGCATTAAAGCTGTTGATAGCGATACAGGTGCACTGACTGATGATGTAGACGTGGCAATTTATTATGGCCAAGGCAACTGGCCTGGACTGCGCGCTGATAAGCTCAGAAACGAAGTGCTTATTCCTGTGTGCTCACCTTTGTTACTCAACGGCCCTAAGCCGTTAAATGAGCCAAAAGATTTAAAGCATCACACCTTATTACATGACTCTAGTCGTCATGACTGGCAGGCCTGGTTTAGGCAATGTGATATTACCGACATTAATGTCAATCAAGGCCCAATTTTTTCTCACTCTTCATTAGTGCTGCAAGCTGCCACCCATGGTCAGGGTATCGCACTAGGGTATAGCGTACTGGCAAGGCCTGACATTAAAGCCGGGCGTTTGGTATGTCCTTTTTCTGAAGTGTTGGTCAGTAAAGATGCCTATTACCTCGTGTGTCAGCAGAGCCATTCTGAGCTTGGTAAAGTATCGGCATTTAGAGAGTGGATGGTTGATATGTTTGCTGAAGAATCGCGCAGTGATTTACTTGCGGGTTAA
- the fliL gene encoding flagellar basal body-associated protein FliL: protein MAEQELELEENGGEGKKSKKMLFIIIGVVLLLAIGGGAFFFLSGDDAANEQADSETVPGEVATTAEPTGKANYVGMPRPFLFNLPGATRSRLVEIKVQLMVRGDDDVLTRKHIPLIEDALLTTFSAADVQKLSSQAGKDELRQLALLNVQNTLQAVTGRKVVEKVLFTGFVMQ, encoded by the coding sequence ATGGCTGAACAAGAGTTAGAATTAGAAGAAAATGGTGGTGAAGGTAAAAAGAGCAAAAAGATGCTTTTTATCATTATCGGTGTTGTGTTACTGCTGGCTATCGGTGGCGGTGCGTTCTTCTTTTTAAGTGGAGACGATGCAGCGAATGAGCAAGCAGATAGTGAGACAGTTCCAGGAGAAGTAGCCACAACTGCAGAGCCAACCGGAAAGGCAAATTATGTCGGTATGCCGAGACCGTTTTTGTTCAATTTGCCAGGGGCAACGCGCTCACGCCTAGTTGAGATTAAAGTACAGTTAATGGTGCGCGGCGACGATGACGTGTTGACTCGCAAACACATTCCTTTGATTGAGGATGCGCTGTTAACCACTTTCAGCGCCGCAGATGTGCAAAAGCTTAGCTCACAAGCAGGTAAAGATGAGCTGCGTCAACTTGCGTTACTTAATGTACAAAACACCTTACAAGCGGTGACTGGCCGCAAGGTTGTAGAAAAAGTACTGTTTACTGGGTTTGTGATGCAGTAA
- a CDS encoding isocitrate dehydrogenase codes for MSKRTITVIPGDGIGPSIIDSALKILDKAGCDFDYEFADAGLTALEKHGELLPQRTLDLIEKNRITLKGPLTTPVGEGFTSINVSLRKKFSLYANVRPVNSFKGTQARYENIDIITVRENTEGMYSGLGQTISDDGATAEATSIITRQGAEQITTFAYELARKENRKKVTIVHKANIMKSTSGLFLKVAREVSERYPDITTEEMIVDATCMKLVMNPENFDVIVTTNLFGDILSDLCAGLVGGLGMAPGANIGKDAAIFEAVHGSAPDIAGKNLANPTSVILASIQMLEYLGMADKASMIRSAVSAVIEEGDRTTRDLGGTHGTTDFTQAVLDRIS; via the coding sequence ATGTCAAAACGTACTATAACCGTGATCCCAGGTGATGGGATTGGCCCAAGCATCATTGATTCAGCATTAAAAATCCTCGACAAAGCAGGATGTGATTTCGACTACGAATTTGCTGATGCAGGCTTAACAGCGTTAGAAAAGCACGGCGAATTGTTACCGCAACGCACACTTGATCTAATCGAGAAAAACCGCATCACACTTAAAGGCCCATTAACGACGCCAGTGGGTGAAGGTTTTACTTCTATTAACGTAAGCCTACGTAAAAAATTCAGCCTTTACGCTAATGTGCGCCCGGTAAACTCTTTCAAGGGCACACAAGCCCGTTACGAGAATATCGACATCATTACCGTGCGTGAAAACACTGAAGGTATGTACTCAGGTCTTGGTCAAACTATCTCAGACGATGGTGCGACAGCAGAAGCGACCAGTATCATTACTCGTCAAGGTGCAGAACAAATCACCACTTTTGCCTACGAGCTAGCCCGAAAAGAAAACCGCAAAAAAGTAACTATCGTGCATAAAGCAAACATCATGAAGTCTACTTCTGGTTTGTTCCTTAAAGTGGCGCGTGAAGTGAGCGAGCGTTACCCTGACATCACAACTGAAGAAATGATTGTTGATGCAACCTGTATGAAGCTGGTTATGAACCCAGAGAACTTCGACGTGATTGTCACAACTAACCTATTTGGTGACATTCTGTCAGATCTATGTGCAGGTCTTGTTGGCGGTCTTGGTATGGCGCCAGGTGCCAACATTGGTAAAGATGCAGCAATTTTTGAAGCCGTACATGGCAGTGCACCAGATATCGCAGGCAAAAACCTAGCTAACCCTACTTCAGTTATCCTGGCATCAATCCAAATGCTGGAATACCTAGGCATGGCTGATAAAGCTTCGATGATCCGTAGCGCTGTATCTGCAGTGATTGAAGAAGGTGATCGTACTACTCGCGACTTAGGCGGTACTCACGGTACAACTGACTTTACTCAAGCAGTACTCGACCGTATTAGCTAA
- a CDS encoding alpha/beta fold hydrolase — protein sequence MTELAKDYVLQGEISDTLIIFAHGAGANMHHEFMQSMAERLVARRFQVLRFNFMYMQNNMADGKRRPPERAPKLLAHYESVLAHVEQLIKLGKLAPKRIVLLGKSMGGRMSSILMSNEHGLTPELTDITSKISHVICLGYPFLPPKGKEPRLSSINDSAMPTLVIQGERDSFGNKQQLTEWTLREGVEVRWLGDGDHSFKPRKSSGYTYDANLDSAVKFIEEYLGPSE from the coding sequence ATGACCGAGCTTGCCAAAGATTATGTACTTCAGGGAGAGATTAGCGACACGCTGATAATATTCGCCCATGGCGCGGGTGCCAATATGCACCATGAGTTTATGCAATCAATGGCTGAGCGCTTGGTTGCACGGCGCTTTCAAGTGCTGCGTTTCAACTTCATGTATATGCAAAACAATATGGCAGATGGTAAGCGTCGCCCACCTGAGCGCGCGCCTAAACTGCTTGCTCATTATGAGTCGGTACTCGCCCATGTTGAGCAGTTAATCAAGCTTGGTAAACTTGCCCCTAAACGTATCGTGTTGCTTGGTAAGTCAATGGGCGGGCGTATGTCGTCTATCTTGATGTCAAACGAGCATGGTTTAACTCCTGAACTCACAGATATTACTAGCAAAATTAGTCATGTAATTTGTTTGGGTTACCCATTTTTACCGCCAAAAGGCAAAGAGCCACGGCTTTCGAGCATTAACGACAGTGCGATGCCAACTTTGGTTATTCAAGGTGAGCGCGATAGCTTTGGTAATAAGCAGCAGTTAACTGAGTGGACACTAAGGGAAGGGGTTGAGGTTCGCTGGCTTGGCGATGGCGATCATAGTTTTAAACCAAGAAAGTCGTCAGGTTATACCTATGACGCTAACCTAGATAGCGCAGTTAAGTTTATTGAAGAGTATCTAGGCCCTAGCGAGTAG
- a CDS encoding flagellar hook-length control protein FliK produces MSQLLFGNGNAKADASAKSAINASPLHAPQSNSSFDESSQGTESNSFLEELNNASKQESSAQSAKALKDDTSNRNLSLVDSEQATIDKAMLEDTPDLQLVDADTDTELVKGDEHSSDMLESGKDAEGGAQFIFAQRELGENLKLVEGDSGKTLPLADEFAQNALQSTKDAKKQSQISATSAESANEGDLFTSGLPAVKASVNGVGAQSQTQATSDYLTTLNFSQLQELMAFSGHSREALNKLSSAELSQLVDDFNLQAPVVDESILAMAELDLDAPTTNVNLQGEARYAVHGLGQQVASESKTADTTKFTSELSSDIEAELESQWADKSKAVDTILPIDNSKLTNNTTAASSEAAASKSDKAVLDMLDELLPQADTGSTKKIDKRADIAELSATQTKGAQLNAEFADKLNQSLQQNKSTADQVSLSNVAKNLQAGNILGDQDSVAGKISANIDDAAKAIDKSLDKVAADKAQLSANQSAAVTNGLNEKLQASNAAAMDFAGIELDIADSVDTKAVQNQSSFTPIHKSDVPQFQLSLRTASDTNVQMQEMIQRFAPVMKQQLVAMVSNGVQQAEIRLDPPELGSMMVKVQVQGDQTQVQFQAAQQQTRDVLEQAMPRLREMLAQEGMQLTDGNVSEQGQQQRGDAGDGDAHGGQFAQNEQSDEIAATEASSGQNTASSSHSAIDYYA; encoded by the coding sequence ATGAGTCAATTATTATTTGGAAATGGCAATGCTAAAGCAGATGCGTCTGCTAAATCAGCTATTAATGCCTCGCCACTCCATGCTCCCCAATCGAATTCTTCTTTTGATGAATCCTCCCAAGGTACTGAAAGTAATAGTTTTCTTGAAGAGTTAAATAACGCTTCGAAGCAAGAGTCATCAGCGCAATCAGCCAAAGCGCTCAAGGACGATACCAGTAACCGAAACCTGTCTTTAGTTGATAGCGAACAGGCTACAATTGACAAGGCAATGCTTGAAGATACGCCTGATCTTCAGCTTGTGGACGCTGATACAGATACTGAACTTGTGAAGGGCGACGAGCATAGTAGCGATATGCTTGAGAGCGGTAAAGATGCAGAAGGTGGTGCTCAGTTTATTTTTGCTCAGCGAGAACTAGGTGAAAACTTAAAGCTTGTGGAAGGTGATAGCGGAAAGACTTTGCCGCTTGCAGATGAGTTTGCGCAAAATGCACTGCAATCTACAAAAGATGCCAAAAAACAGAGTCAAATATCTGCCACTTCTGCTGAAAGCGCAAATGAAGGTGATTTATTTACCTCAGGTCTGCCAGCAGTTAAAGCTAGCGTTAATGGTGTTGGTGCGCAATCTCAAACACAAGCAACGAGTGATTATCTTACAACGCTCAATTTCTCCCAACTACAAGAATTGATGGCTTTTAGTGGTCATAGCCGTGAAGCATTAAATAAGCTTTCCTCAGCAGAGCTTAGTCAATTAGTGGATGACTTTAATCTACAAGCACCTGTGGTTGATGAGTCTATATTGGCGATGGCCGAATTAGATTTAGACGCGCCAACTACTAATGTCAACCTGCAGGGCGAAGCTAGGTATGCCGTACACGGATTAGGTCAACAAGTTGCTAGCGAGTCAAAGACTGCTGATACCACGAAGTTTACCAGTGAGCTTAGTTCGGATATTGAAGCAGAGCTTGAGTCCCAATGGGCTGATAAATCAAAAGCGGTCGATACTATCTTACCTATTGATAACAGTAAGTTGACTAATAATACTACTGCAGCAAGCTCAGAAGCAGCCGCAAGTAAGAGTGACAAAGCCGTATTGGACATGCTTGATGAGTTGTTACCGCAGGCAGACACCGGTTCTACTAAAAAAATTGATAAGCGTGCTGACATTGCTGAACTAAGTGCGACACAGACAAAAGGCGCTCAGCTGAACGCTGAATTTGCAGACAAGTTGAATCAAAGCTTACAGCAAAATAAATCGACGGCTGATCAAGTGTCATTAAGTAATGTTGCCAAAAACCTTCAGGCAGGCAACATCCTTGGTGATCAAGATTCGGTAGCGGGAAAGATTAGTGCCAATATTGACGATGCAGCTAAAGCAATCGATAAGTCTTTAGACAAAGTCGCTGCTGATAAAGCCCAGCTAAGCGCCAATCAAAGTGCTGCGGTAACAAATGGCCTTAACGAAAAACTGCAGGCTAGCAACGCAGCAGCAATGGATTTTGCTGGCATAGAGCTGGATATTGCTGATTCGGTAGACACCAAAGCCGTTCAAAACCAAAGTAGTTTTACCCCAATTCATAAATCTGACGTGCCGCAATTTCAATTATCATTAAGAACTGCATCAGATACCAATGTGCAAATGCAGGAGATGATCCAGCGGTTTGCGCCAGTGATGAAACAGCAGTTAGTCGCTATGGTATCTAATGGTGTACAGCAAGCAGAAATCCGCCTCGACCCGCCAGAGCTAGGCTCTATGATGGTCAAAGTTCAGGTGCAAGGTGATCAAACGCAAGTACAATTCCAGGCCGCGCAGCAGCAAACCCGTGATGTGTTAGAGCAAGCGATGCCGCGACTTCGTGAGATGCTGGCTCAAGAGGGAATGCAACTAACCGACGGCAATGTGTCTGAGCAAGGTCAGCAGCAAAGAGGGGACGCCGGCGATGGTGACGCTCATGGTGGTCAATTTGCGCAAAATGAGCAATCGGATGAAATAGCAGCAACAGAAGCAAGTAGTGGGCAAAATACCGCCTCATCGTCGCATTCTGCTATAGATTATTATGCATAA
- a CDS encoding S9 family peptidase: MPIAMMVAAVTAGGAQAAQTKPLTLEDIMTFETLQKPVISDNGKVVAVEAKPDRGDSRALVTVLGAEQKRYELANASAVQTSSDGNFVFAMQKPTLLESKTLDKKQQSTGLVLLNTQTGDTNEFKNVKSAKFSDDGKVIAIVFELQKDDAKTKDKSDNADDKPQREIEEADKGSGFSVIELASNKRFDFDHVTGWVFDDASKGMVIAINDGESQLHQVQWLDLVKLQTKQVFTSKTQQIGELAISSAAQKLAFTYGSSDTLRWGREYKLSLIDLASVKAQKLPTDKDWVLNQFSTLKFSKDGERLFFGRVPQVTPQAEIADFKDEKDLLDRNIIVGKRDLRIWHGEDPKIKPHEIKEYQEEREKTFAAVLHINANRIVQLATRDIPDVTYGEQKRFLVASSNVPYQKMTTWAGFYRDFYLVDLNTGQHTLVIPQQSAYAQPTLSPNAKFMAYYQQGHVYLYDIATGRKHNLTAELNTPFANEDHDYPSPAPGYGFGPWLEDDTEIVVYDKYDAWQFNTVSHRGFMITNGLGREQQIEFRLTGLVEQDGKDIPLIEDQTLLLKGYSHKTKADSFYMGMEGESGVKIALETNGKLEMLARAKDTGVLVYSSERYDQYPDLYVADFESVAQSQKITNLDAQRDAFAWGNAELVHWRDGHGRQSDGVLIKPINYQEGKKYPVLVYFYRFMSDRLHAFPDMKINHRPNFAWFAQNGYAVFLPDVRFDIGYPGPSSVQALTAGVQKLIDMGIADPDAIGIQGHSWAGYQTAYAVTQTHIFKAAVSGAPVSNMTSAYSGIRHGSGLARQFQYETGQSRIGQSLFNAPLKYIENSPVFYADRIETPMMIMFGDKDDAVPWEQGVEMYLAMRRAGKDVVFLQYQDEPHHLKKYPNKLDYSIRMMEYFDHYLKGKDAPTWLTQGEAYQEYRAND, encoded by the coding sequence ATGCCTATAGCCATGATGGTGGCTGCTGTAACAGCGGGAGGCGCGCAAGCTGCGCAAACCAAGCCGCTGACACTCGAAGACATTATGACCTTTGAAACACTGCAAAAGCCGGTGATTTCTGATAACGGTAAAGTGGTTGCCGTAGAAGCGAAGCCAGATCGCGGTGATAGCCGTGCGCTGGTCACCGTTTTAGGTGCTGAGCAAAAGCGTTATGAACTTGCCAATGCATCAGCAGTGCAAACCTCCAGTGATGGCAACTTTGTATTTGCGATGCAAAAGCCAACATTGCTTGAGAGCAAAACACTAGATAAGAAACAACAGTCTACTGGTTTGGTGCTGCTCAATACTCAAACTGGCGACACCAATGAGTTCAAAAACGTAAAAAGTGCCAAGTTTAGTGACGACGGTAAGGTTATAGCGATTGTTTTTGAGCTTCAAAAAGATGATGCAAAAACTAAAGACAAGTCTGACAACGCGGATGACAAACCTCAGCGCGAGATTGAAGAAGCTGATAAAGGCAGTGGCTTTTCGGTTATTGAGTTAGCAAGCAACAAGCGCTTTGATTTCGACCATGTTACTGGCTGGGTATTTGATGATGCTAGTAAAGGTATGGTGATTGCGATTAACGACGGCGAAAGCCAGTTGCATCAAGTTCAGTGGCTGGATTTAGTAAAGCTACAAACCAAGCAAGTCTTTACCTCAAAAACACAACAAATCGGCGAGTTGGCTATCAGCTCAGCGGCGCAGAAGTTAGCGTTTACTTATGGTAGCAGCGACACTCTGCGTTGGGGCCGTGAGTATAAGCTAAGCCTAATTGACCTAGCGAGCGTTAAAGCCCAAAAGCTACCGACAGATAAAGATTGGGTATTAAACCAATTCAGCACGCTTAAATTTAGCAAAGACGGTGAGCGTTTGTTCTTTGGCCGCGTACCACAGGTAACGCCTCAAGCTGAAATTGCTGACTTTAAAGACGAGAAAGATCTGCTTGATAGAAACATTATCGTCGGTAAGCGTGATTTACGTATTTGGCATGGCGAAGATCCAAAGATTAAACCGCACGAAATAAAAGAGTATCAAGAAGAGCGAGAGAAGACCTTTGCTGCGGTATTGCATATTAATGCAAATCGAATTGTGCAGCTAGCCACGCGTGATATTCCTGATGTTACGTATGGTGAGCAAAAGCGCTTTTTAGTGGCAAGCTCAAATGTGCCGTATCAAAAGATGACGACTTGGGCCGGTTTTTATCGTGATTTTTACCTAGTTGACTTAAACACAGGTCAACACACGCTAGTGATCCCTCAGCAGTCTGCTTACGCGCAGCCAACGCTGTCGCCTAATGCCAAATTTATGGCTTATTACCAGCAAGGGCATGTGTATCTTTATGACATAGCCACCGGCCGTAAGCATAACCTAACCGCTGAACTCAACACTCCGTTTGCTAATGAAGATCACGACTACCCAAGCCCAGCGCCTGGCTATGGCTTTGGTCCTTGGCTTGAAGATGACACTGAAATAGTGGTTTACGACAAATACGATGCGTGGCAGTTCAACACTGTGTCTCACCGTGGCTTTATGATCACTAATGGTTTAGGTCGTGAGCAGCAAATCGAGTTTCGTCTAACCGGCCTTGTTGAGCAAGATGGTAAAGATATACCGCTCATTGAAGACCAGACTTTACTGCTAAAAGGCTACAGTCACAAAACTAAGGCTGACAGTTTTTATATGGGCATGGAAGGTGAGTCAGGGGTTAAAATTGCCCTTGAAACCAACGGTAAGCTTGAGATGCTGGCACGCGCGAAAGACACTGGTGTTTTAGTGTACTCAAGTGAGCGTTATGATCAGTATCCTGATCTCTATGTAGCCGATTTTGAATCTGTGGCGCAGTCGCAAAAAATTACTAACCTTGATGCCCAGCGCGATGCTTTCGCTTGGGGTAATGCGGAGCTTGTGCACTGGCGTGATGGTCATGGTCGTCAATCTGATGGTGTATTGATTAAGCCAATCAATTATCAAGAAGGTAAAAAGTATCCAGTACTAGTTTACTTCTATCGCTTTATGAGCGATCGCTTACACGCTTTCCCTGATATGAAAATTAACCATAGGCCCAACTTTGCTTGGTTCGCGCAAAACGGCTACGCAGTGTTCTTGCCTGATGTGCGTTTTGACATCGGCTATCCTGGTCCTTCTTCGGTACAAGCATTAACTGCCGGAGTACAAAAGTTAATCGATATGGGAATTGCAGACCCTGATGCCATTGGTATTCAAGGGCATTCATGGGCTGGCTATCAAACTGCTTATGCCGTGACGCAAACTCACATTTTTAAAGCGGCAGTGAGCGGCGCGCCAGTATCTAACATGACTAGCGCATACAGCGGTATTCGCCATGGAAGTGGTCTTGCACGTCAGTTCCAGTATGAAACAGGTCAAAGCCGTATCGGTCAGTCGCTATTTAACGCGCCACTGAAATATATCGAGAACTCACCTGTGTTTTATGCCGATCGCATTGAAACGCCAATGATGATTATGTTCGGTGATAAAGACGATGCGGTGCCGTGGGAGCAAGGTGTAGAAATGTACTTGGCTATGCGCCGTGCGGGTAAAGATGTGGTGTTCTTGCAGTATCAAGACGAGCCGCACCATCTGAAGAAGTATCCAAATAAGTTAGACTACTCGATTCGCATGATGGAGTACTTTGACCATTACCTTAAGGGTAAGGATGCGCCGACATGGTTGACTCAAGGCGAAGCCTATCAGGAGTATCGCGCTAACGACTAA
- a CDS encoding DUF423 domain-containing protein — MNKTILLTATVSGFLAVALGAFGAHGLKNIAPAELISIFKLGVEYQFYHTFALLALGICSQWINTKQIVWSAWCFVIGMVFFSGSLYLYALTGVKWVGPITPIGGTFLLIGWLLFAYSVSRLQTSQTK; from the coding sequence ATGAATAAAACAATCTTATTAACAGCGACAGTGAGTGGTTTTTTAGCGGTAGCATTGGGGGCATTTGGTGCTCATGGGTTGAAAAACATTGCGCCAGCTGAGTTGATTTCCATCTTTAAACTTGGGGTGGAGTATCAGTTTTACCATACCTTTGCCTTGCTCGCGCTAGGGATATGCTCGCAGTGGATTAATACCAAGCAGATCGTATGGTCTGCATGGTGTTTTGTCATAGGTATGGTGTTTTTCTCGGGCTCTTTATACTTATACGCCCTGACTGGCGTGAAGTGGGTTGGTCCAATCACGCCTATTGGCGGCACTTTCCTACTCATCGGCTGGTTACTGTTTGCTTATAGTGTGTCTAGGTTACAGACGTCGCAGACCAAGTAG